In the Mastacembelus armatus chromosome 16, fMasArm1.2, whole genome shotgun sequence genome, ATTAAATATTCACATACTTTGTTATGCTTTCTacatacttttggccacatAGTGAGTTACCCCTCAGATCCAAAGGCTTCTTACTATAAGACCTTTTTTGATGGTTTTCTGATAGTAAAGCAATGAAGACAAATAAATGAGAGTCCATCCAAATATTAAGATATATTTTTGTCATCCTTTTTATAAGTATGTGTCATTAAATCCTACCTTTCACATTTCCATACCATGGTGGCTCATTTCACGTGTGAGTGTCTGACAGTTTGCCCTGGAATCCAAACAACCTGGATTGTCTGTCATTTGGCACCCATGTATTGACCCTGCCCTGCCATCTTGTTTTCCCCCAGATTCGGGTAAAGCCAGACAACACTGGTGTGGTGACGGATGGCGTTAAGCACTCAATGAACCCCTTCTGTGAGATTGCTGTTGAGGAGGCGGTCAAGCTAAAAGAGAAGAAGCTTATTAAGGAAGTTGTAGCTGTTAGCTGTGGGCCACAGCAAGCACAGGTGGGTATGATGGGACCTGCCTTATGAACCAATATTCTGGAGAAATACAGTGGGGTGTGAAAAATTAGCTACTTTTGGAGTAGTGGTGATTTCCGCCTTTTATACTTTTTTGTTAGATTTCATGTTTATCTATCAAAATCTTTCAGAAGAGCCCTTCCGTAATTGTGTCAGTATAATGTTAAggtaaaatatatacatataaatacaagATATATACATTTTAGAactaacatacagtatttaaatcATCTTGTAATTTAATCCAAAAACAAGGTCTTTGACCCAAATTTCTCTCTCATTCAGGAGACCATTCGTACTGCCCTAGCAATGGGGGCAGACCGTGGCATTCATGTGGAAGTGAGTGGAAAAGACTATGAAACACTGGGGCCCCTGCAGGTCTCCAAAATCCTTGCTGCTTTAGCCAAGAAGGAGGATGCTCAGCTCATCATCCTTGGCAAACAGGTTAGAGATCAGGATTAATTACCTTTAATATCCACATTTGAAGTCTTAGTCCATGATGAATACTTCGATCTTGCGCTGCAGTTACTTTAATATAATGAATTGTATTGCCTTCATAGGCCATTGATGATGACTGCAATCAGACTGGCCAGATGACAGCAGCCTTACTTGACTGGCCTCAGGTAAATTCTAATTCAAATGCATTTATTCTAAAAAAGGATAATGCCATCTTACCCCCAAAACAAGTGCAGCCTGTTTTGACCATGAAATAATCAGACCCGTCAGTTAAATTgcctcatttttttctgatggTATTCACGAGAGACCAGTAAGACCTGCAGTGACACTGTGCAGATATGGTATTTATACATTGGACTGAAGTTCCACTTGCTGACCAGTAGGTGGAGCACTTCGACACATTATTTCTCACTGTATAAATTGAGGACTTTAAGGCAATTTTATGATGGTCAACTCATTTGGATAGTCAGATAGTTTCTCACTCACTTCAGTAACTTTCATAATCAGCCATTTAGTCTTCCCTCGATTATTTACACTTTAAATTACACCAGACAGCCAGCAGATGGGGTACATGGACTGCCTTGTGACCTCAGTTAAGTTTTTTATTTGCTCTGTACAAGGCAGTGTAATAATTTATGGCTGTTTTTCAGATTAACCTTTTTATTAATAGTTAAAATAAGTAATAGAGTACATGTTTATAAATCTTATCAAATATTTAGTTTAATGAATTTGTACTGTAACTTCATTTTGCAGGGTACTTTTGCATCAGAGGTTTCATTGGAGGGAGACAAGGTTAAAGTGGTGAGAGAAATTGATGGTGGCCTGGAAACTATTAAAATCAACACACCAGCAGTTGTGACAGCAGACCTTCGACTCAACACCCCCAGATATGCCACCTTACCTAATATCATGGTAGGTAGTAGCCAGCTGTGGTCAGAAACACAAGATCCAAAAAAGGCAACATGCTATTTATTTGTGGAATGAAATTTGAGCTGTATTTATAAAAGTTCTAAATACCAAATACAATTTAGATTtcatatgactttttttttgtttgttttttttttttttttttttttttagaaaatctgTCAAACACCTGTAGTAATAAAGAATCCATATTCTAAGCTTTATCCTGTGTTTGCTTTCTTCCAGAaagccaagaagaagaagatagcTAACATGAAGCCTGCGGAATTAGGGGTGGATCTCACATCACGACTGGAGGTGTTAAAAGTGGAGGAGCCCCCACAGAGGCAGGCGGGGGTGAAGGTGGAGACGGTAGATGACCTGGTGAGCAAACTGAAGGAGGCAGGGAGGATATAGAAGCTCTGGCAGCATAAGCAGGTGTGCACAAAATTTAGCAGAAGGGTGAGTATCATTTTACAAATATAGAAGTTGGCCTGAAGTGGAAATTCAAATTAATTGCCAATACATACCTATACTGTCTGCTGTACTAGATTctactgtactttttattgtTAATACATTTGAGCAATTAGCTTTCTCtgtaaaaagcacaaaacatttGACTGAAATTGTCTTCCTCATGtagttttgtattgtgtgtttctTCATATGGTCCTTTTGtgtaatggattttttttttgtgtgtgttatttttgttctgACTCGCCAAAGGACTACAAATGCAAATTAGCTTTAAGCTGTAACTTGGAATGGTGCATCAAATAGTGAACATTATGTTTGAACCATACATTGCCCCTTATAATTAATAGTTTTCTCTTGTGATGAATGTTGTGATGATTAGTGATTAATGAATTGTTTCCTTTGAATATTAATGTTCTTTTTCAGTCACCATTttctagtttaaaaaaaaatctgtttctttgACAAGGTGTATTATGGGACTTGCTGTAACAGAAGCAAACCCAATTAAAGATTTTAATTATAACTCTCGCCTTGAATTGCATATTTGCATTCTCTTCTATCATTTCAGGACTGTCTAATGAATAACCGGACTGCACTACAGAAGCACACCCAGAGGACAAGCTTGTTTATCCCTCCGTTTGAGACTGTGACTCCTGAAGATATATTCAGGAAGGTactgagaggagaggagtgctGAAAACCACTCTTCTGCAGCAGAACCACATAATCAGAAAATGATCATCTTGTCTTTTATGTGGATTTTAGTATGGGCATTTCATTTGTATCAGACTACTAATCCAACTTTAGACATACATTATTAATGCAATAATTTAAACCTACAAACTATTATATTGCCAGCCATACAGTTGACTCATCTGTTTAATGTTGTATATGTGTAATCACACATGTTAAGAGGTGCAGATTTTGTAAATGATATATGTAAATACAGACCTAAACATGTTGAGATTATGTCTTTCAATATTTGCATCATAACTGTTGGTAATTTGTATAGTTTGTATGTTAATCAAACCTGGGTTTCAGTACTCTGCCAGTACTCTGCCAGTACTCTGCCTTGGCCTTGGTCAGCATGACAAAGGGAAGATGATCATAAGCCTGAAATTTACCATAAATGCCTCAATTCTCTGCTGATTGTACAGAACATTACCATGAGAATAAATCACAGTCTTTTTTCATATCTTAATACAACTGTGACTGTTCTTTTGACATTTCTTTATGCTTAAACTCCTTCTtccataacaacaaaacatcacaggTGAAACCACTTTCTGTCCCATTAGCAAATTTTGACTCAAGCAGTAACACTTGAAATACAGCCTTTATTAGGCATATCTTAGCATGTTACATAACTTTTGGTGAGGGTACCAACACCACAGAGCCTATTGCATAATAGATACTtaaattgtaatttatttaacaGGTCTATAGGCTAAATTACAGTAATTTTCTATTGTACTAAGAAGTTTCCTAGAAAGACATATATTTGGAAGTAATTCTTTGTAAATTACAGAGTGATCAGTTGATACTCTTACATTAACTTCTGTATGCTAAGATAACACAACCTTAAGACTTTTTTTCAAAGGAGGAGCTCTGGAGCACTGACCAAGCAAATTAAGAAATGTGCCACAAACACAATTCAGCACATATGAGAAGCTTTCAATAATGTAGATGGAAGCAACTTCTTTCATTGAGATTCATCTGGAAGTCAGTAAACAACACAAGTTTgaataaaatgacagaacaacacGGTTCTTTTCAGAaaagttttcaaaaacaaaaagtaaacaggTATAAAGTGTCTGTTTTTGGATGAGGGGCGTGGCTTCACGCGCACCATCAAGGCAGTACAGGTGAGCTTCTCACAGGTTCAGGATGGTACAGGTGTTTGTCTGACACGAGCCCCGAGGACGCGTCTTCACCTGTGGCTTTACATGTTGGAAACGTAACTGAAACTCTTCGTTTCAATCAGCTCGTCGGATATTTGgctgttttgttaaaatgtcGTGGTTTGATGAATGTGGGAGGGCGAGCGCACTTTCTCTAGtcattttatttagcttttcttttcaAGGTAAGATTAAAAGTAAATTCTAGGTTTGCAGGCCTGACGCGTCATTACGGTGTTTAGCTTATTTCTACAGTTAgttcataagaaaaaaaaaaacctaatgtTTATATAAAACGAGAAAATGGActgattggtgtgtgtgttgctaatATTATTACCATAGCTCAAGATTTACGTTAAACCAtagtcatttcatttatttgtgataATTTCAGTTTGAACACTGAGCTAACTTTGTCATTAGCTGTTCACAGACCATCAGGTATTCAGGGAATTAAGAAGTTAATATGTTGTCCATGTTGACAGGTGCATACTGTGAGCTGCTGGTTTCACCTGTTGGTCCTCGTCAGGTGAATGTAATAGCTGGCAGCAATGTGACTCTGGCTGTGTCCTTCAGTGGTGCCCTCTATCCAGCAGTTGCCTGGTTTATGGGAGATTTACCTGTCATCACATGGACGATTGGCTCCAGTACTCCCCCTGACATAGACAAAAACCAAGCGACGGTGCTGAGACTGGAGTTAAATGGATCCCTTACTTTTATAAATGTACCGATCAACTGTTCCAGTAACTACACCATTGAAATAACCAAGTCTGGACTGGGTAAAGCTGCAACGAGTTTCAGTCTGAAAGTATTCGGTGAGCAGGCCATCTGACACAAGTCTTATTTGGAGATGTGCAGCTCTACTGGATTTAATGCCTTCTTGAACAAATTTGATCTTAACCTGAACTTTCTGCAGTGACAGACTTGGCTGCATTTGGGAACATTACAACATTATCTAgattgtaaaatgtgtttatagaaTATTGAGTTTGATCAGTATTTGTCTGAACTGTACATACCAGTCATCTTTGGGCTAGATGACTTAATCTCTGGGTTTCCAATGGAGCTGGCTGTATGAGCAAAAGCACTCCAGCTCTCTCAATGTGGATAGCACTGAATAATTATGCAGATCCATGATTTGAGTCAAGCCACACATGCTGCAGTACAAATGGTATCTTATCTTTGTTCCTCACTGTCCACTGACTTAATATATCAAATGCATGAAACATATTTTGGGCAGCAGGTTTGCTGAAGGCTGATTGCTTCTCCTGAGGACCCAGACTAAATCAGTGTTGTCAGACTAAAACCCCTCCCAGCTCTGGGGCTGTTAATGGGTAGTTCCCTCTGCACTGATGTAGCCACACAAAAAAGTACTTCCGAAATAATTCAGCCATCCAGAAAattttacaaatgtttatttttcatattcagCCTAGGCATTTTGGTGGTGCATTTGGAATGAATTACAACTTTATGCACTTACGCTCTTGTTCCACCACCCCTTTACCTTTTCtttcacagaaaacatccagAATGTGATGCTGAGTGCACGGCCTGATTTAgccaaagagggaactgacCGGTTCACCCTGCAGTATAGCATGCTGCAAGGAGTGGTTGAGAAACAGATGTGGTTTTTCAATGATGTCGAGATAAAAGCCAACTCACACTACTTGGTGGAGCAAAGGAGCCTCGTGATCCTCAGACTGAGCCGAAGTGACACAGGAGAGTACACAGTGTTACTAATGAACCCCTTCAGCAGTGTGACAGCTCGCATGAATGTCACTGTGCTGTGTAAGATTAACTTCTTTGCTGCATTCACCCTGAGTGGGAAAATGTCTTTATAAATCTGTCTTTGTTCATTTCCTCTCATTGCCTTATAACAGTTGACTCTGTCCTCTGTGGTCTGTTATAGATGGACCAGATGAGCCTGTGCTTCAGGCCCATCCAGCTCAACCTTTCTACATATCAGGGGACTCTCTGAGGCTTTCCTGCCATGCTGAGGGATTCCCACCACCAATTGCTGAGTGGGACGTTGATGGTCACAACCTTTCTGATTCCCAGATAGGAGTGTTAAATCTATTGAATGTAAAAACCAGCCAAGGAGGCAATTATACATGCACACTACTCAATCCAGAGACTAAAGAAAAGCGCCAAAAGAGaatgattttaaacatttatggtAAAGTGAAAAGCATGATTTCTTTGTTtggtgtatgcatgtgtgtatggcTCCATGTTACAGTACTAAAATATTCTTGATTTGGCCTAATATGTTTACATAGTCTTGTTTGCAcctataaatatatttttgaaaagtttttaaaaacacaagattCCCTCCCAGCAATGTTTATGTCAGAATATATGCAAATATGAACCCAGAGCTGTTTGATTCATATCAATAATGGCTAAACAATTTTCTT is a window encoding:
- the etfb gene encoding electron transfer flavoprotein subunit beta isoform X1, which gives rise to MSGRVLVGVKRVIDYAVKIRVKPDNTGVVTDGVKHSMNPFCEIAVEEAVKLKEKKLIKEVVAVSCGPQQAQETIRTALAMGADRGIHVEVSGKDYETLGPLQVSKILAALAKKEDAQLIILGKQAIDDDCNQTGQMTAALLDWPQGTFASEVSLEGDKVKVVREIDGGLETIKINTPAVVTADLRLNTPRYATLPNIMKAKKKKIANMKPAELGVDLTSRLEVLKVEEPPQRQAGVKVETVDDLVSKLKEAGRI
- the etfb gene encoding electron transfer flavoprotein subunit beta isoform X2, encoding MNPFCEIAVEEAVKLKEKKLIKEVVAVSCGPQQAQETIRTALAMGADRGIHVEVSGKDYETLGPLQVSKILAALAKKEDAQLIILGKQAIDDDCNQTGQMTAALLDWPQGTFASEVSLEGDKVKVVREIDGGLETIKINTPAVVTADLRLNTPRYATLPNIMKAKKKKIANMKPAELGVDLTSRLEVLKVEEPPQRQAGVKVETVDDLVSKLKEAGRI